In the genome of Rhizobium rhizogenes, one region contains:
- the flaF gene encoding flagellar biosynthesis regulator FlaF has translation MYQFSYAEIMEDGVANAKDRERQALTKSIELLAEARDSSSQRHTIEALFYTRRVWIRFIEDLKQPDNQLAMELRANLISIAIWILKECELIRKRQSTNFQGIIDVTTIIRDGLK, from the coding sequence ATGTACCAGTTTTCCTACGCCGAAATCATGGAGGATGGTGTCGCCAACGCGAAGGATCGCGAGCGGCAGGCGTTGACAAAATCGATCGAACTGCTGGCGGAAGCGAGGGATTCTTCCTCCCAGCGCCATACGATCGAGGCGCTCTTTTACACTCGGCGGGTCTGGATCCGCTTCATTGAGGACCTCAAGCAGCCGGATAATCAGCTGGCCATGGAACTGAGGGCCAATCTGATCTCGATCGCGATCTGGATCTTGAAAGAGTGCGAACTGATCCGGAAACGTCAGTCGACGAATTTCCAGGGCATAATTGACGTGACAACCATCATCAGGGATGGACTGAAATGA
- the motC gene encoding chemotaxis protein MotC: protein MSVTKSSKRWLFLAATLCGLGAEPIKAFSQSQDSLMPYAMLRSLQFVQDSVAMGDHSATEMQRFLLQTIDERLKSAPSAIFKDPRNVDAALVYAMSGGNPATLELLVARDVDGNFDSRVADILPKYLSGKGTLVAQSIAAMVPEYRGTRIGAYLALIGGNVTIPRDPLAALSFYDIARLEAPGTIVEEAALRRSLAIAVEDGDAARGVEYAQRYARRFLHSPYASQFADLLVSLVVKRVDSISEEAIQETFAMMDAERQKEAYLRLSRLAAISGKDSLARMAALKVKALSPAAPDQPEVQANLYESLSNIGTPDVVSAIETIVQIPDAQLSDRDRALREAARAIAEQVVRPPSLPGADIDAAAAQSAVPKPSQDEAAATGEKSIWRVETHKTDDEGENVRQLVTSGRSKLDEIDSLLKKGEGAP from the coding sequence GTGAGTGTGACGAAATCCTCGAAACGCTGGCTTTTTCTTGCGGCGACGCTTTGCGGTCTCGGTGCCGAGCCGATCAAGGCCTTTTCGCAGTCGCAAGACAGCCTCATGCCCTATGCGATGTTGCGCTCCCTGCAATTCGTGCAGGATTCCGTGGCGATGGGTGATCATTCGGCGACCGAAATGCAGCGGTTTCTGCTGCAGACGATCGATGAGCGGCTTAAAAGCGCGCCTTCGGCGATCTTCAAGGACCCGCGTAATGTCGATGCGGCACTTGTCTATGCGATGAGCGGCGGCAATCCCGCCACGCTTGAATTGCTGGTCGCGCGCGATGTGGATGGTAATTTCGACAGCCGTGTCGCCGACATCCTGCCCAAATACCTTTCCGGCAAGGGAACGCTGGTGGCGCAGAGCATTGCCGCCATGGTGCCCGAATATCGCGGCACGCGGATTGGTGCCTACCTGGCGCTGATCGGCGGCAATGTGACGATTCCGCGTGATCCGCTGGCGGCGCTCAGCTTCTACGACATAGCCCGGCTCGAAGCGCCAGGCACCATCGTGGAGGAGGCGGCGCTGCGCCGCTCGCTTGCCATCGCGGTCGAAGACGGCGATGCGGCGCGCGGTGTCGAATATGCGCAGCGCTATGCCCGGCGCTTCCTGCATTCGCCCTATGCCAGCCAGTTTGCGGATCTTCTGGTCTCGCTGGTGGTCAAGCGGGTCGATTCCATCAGCGAGGAAGCGATACAGGAAACATTCGCGATGATGGATGCGGAGAGGCAGAAGGAGGCCTATCTGCGTCTCTCCCGCCTCGCGGCAATCAGCGGCAAGGATTCGCTGGCGCGCATGGCCGCACTGAAGGTGAAAGCTCTGTCGCCTGCCGCGCCGGACCAGCCGGAAGTGCAGGCAAATCTTTATGAGAGCCTTTCCAATATCGGCACGCCAGACGTGGTGAGCGCGATCGAGACGATCGTTCAGATTCCCGACGCCCAGCTGTCGGATCGGGACAGGGCGCTGCGGGAGGCTGCAAGGGCGATAGCCGAACAGGTGGTTCGCCCGCCTTCCTTGCCCGGCGCTGATATCGACGCCGCCGCGGCGCAGAGCGCCGTGCCGAAACCTTCGCAGGATGAGGCGGCGGCCACCGGGGAAAAAAGCATATGGCGGGTTGAAACCCACAAGACTGACGATGAGGGCGAGAACGTCCGGCAGCTCGTGACGAGCGGCCGCAGCAAGCTCGATGAAATCGACAGCCTGTTGAAGAAAGGCGAGGGGGCACCATGA
- a CDS encoding flagellar hook-associated family protein → MKTSFISSLAMQNSMRSTILKAQLEMTKLNTELTTGKHADLGVTLGANTARSLDLNRDVERISSLVTVNSFATQRLESSQTALDGMAKAAEEILGVLVPNTTSEQPTLATVNQKISNALNNFTSFANTAVDGEYLFSGTNTDVKPVDDYFADGSPLKAAYDAELNHFMASQTPPVGNIANLSKEQVNDFMTHMEGVFNGTTTVTNPPHSSLAAGQNVDFWTTFGSKASDTNMTSRISQNEVIETSTNSNSQGMRYFMMTAMTTMTFLDDKVPSDVREAVATRAVTTIGTAIDGLNQQVSGLGLSQERVKKSNDSLAAQKKIIETHLLDIEGIDTYEAKTRLDLLQQQIEIAYSLTSRLQKMSLVNYL, encoded by the coding sequence ATGAAAACGTCATTCATTTCATCGCTGGCGATGCAGAACAGCATGCGCAGCACCATCCTCAAGGCTCAGCTTGAGATGACCAAGCTGAATACCGAACTGACGACGGGCAAGCACGCGGATTTGGGCGTCACGCTGGGCGCCAATACGGCCCGCAGCCTCGATCTCAATCGGGATGTGGAGCGGATTTCCTCGCTTGTCACGGTCAATTCCTTCGCCACGCAGCGCCTTGAATCGTCGCAGACGGCATTGGACGGCATGGCAAAGGCCGCCGAGGAGATTCTCGGCGTTCTGGTGCCGAATACGACCAGCGAGCAGCCCACGCTTGCCACCGTGAACCAGAAAATCTCGAATGCGCTCAACAATTTCACCAGTTTTGCAAACACGGCGGTCGACGGGGAATATCTGTTTTCCGGTACGAATACGGATGTGAAACCGGTTGATGACTATTTCGCCGATGGTTCACCCCTGAAGGCGGCCTATGATGCCGAATTGAACCATTTCATGGCATCGCAGACGCCGCCGGTGGGCAACATCGCCAACCTGTCCAAGGAACAGGTCAACGATTTCATGACCCATATGGAAGGCGTGTTCAACGGCACGACGACCGTGACCAACCCGCCGCACAGCAGTCTCGCCGCCGGACAGAACGTCGATTTCTGGACGACATTCGGCTCCAAGGCCAGCGACACCAATATGACGAGCCGCATCAGCCAGAACGAAGTGATCGAGACGTCGACCAACAGCAATTCGCAGGGCATGCGTTATTTTATGATGACGGCCATGACGACGATGACCTTCCTTGACGACAAGGTCCCCAGCGACGTTCGCGAAGCGGTTGCCACCCGTGCTGTTACGACGATCGGTACCGCGATCGACGGTTTGAACCAGCAGGTAAGCGGTCTCGGCCTTTCCCAGGAACGCGTCAAGAAGTCGAACGACTCCCTGGCCGCGCAGAAGAAGATCATCGAGACGCATCTGCTGGATATCGAGGGCATCGATACCTACGAGGCGAAGACCCGTCTCGATCTGCTGCAGCAGCAGATCGAAATCGCATACAGCCTGACGTCACGTCTGCAAAAAATGAGTCTGGTGAACTACCTCTGA
- a CDS encoding flagellar hook-length control protein FliK, whose translation MIDATINAIVNAPQADPRAGNTGARDDARGGSFGDALSTVRDERPPHSRHQQGTGSAEGQHAQADGEGEKMDVPVKRPTNFLNVVANEHGAEGRTHETVAEFQNAVKTARTSPENGKTGKKTKDDADKDAETVADALDPRLAELKMIAANAGDIATAKTPLEEIAQAIAGKADPVKSDKADMPRVKTEPSLKDMHTGMEPAGNEVGSGSDNEGSASTFRFSSPRSGAARALDMSTVQRDGRVEFETRESGGKAADTITVLDSRRFIGLAPSSNASALTGLIANDPEWVSAMQPGSALSNAAAQSSTGKVVHTLKLHMTPIELGSVTMSLRLAGDELAVHMTVESVAAYKKLQEDSKSILDGLKAQGLTVDNITISIASSDKSDQTGTQGNNQQNQQAQQQGQQAAAGRNRDESGARDGRQGNGDNLGVHNEGMDGALGSGRSSADNGVYL comes from the coding sequence ATGATCGACGCAACCATCAACGCGATAGTGAATGCGCCGCAGGCCGATCCGCGTGCGGGCAACACCGGTGCGCGGGATGACGCCAGGGGCGGTAGTTTCGGCGATGCGCTTTCCACGGTGCGCGACGAGCGGCCGCCACATTCGCGGCATCAGCAGGGGACAGGCTCGGCCGAAGGGCAGCATGCTCAGGCCGATGGTGAGGGGGAAAAGATGGATGTCCCGGTCAAGCGTCCCACGAATTTTCTGAATGTGGTCGCCAACGAGCATGGCGCGGAAGGTCGCACCCACGAGACGGTGGCCGAGTTTCAGAATGCGGTGAAAACCGCCCGCACATCGCCGGAGAATGGCAAGACCGGCAAGAAAACGAAGGACGATGCCGACAAGGACGCCGAGACGGTGGCGGATGCGTTGGATCCCAGGCTCGCGGAGCTGAAAATGATCGCCGCCAATGCCGGCGATATCGCGACGGCCAAGACGCCGCTTGAGGAGATCGCCCAAGCGATTGCCGGCAAGGCCGATCCGGTAAAATCGGACAAGGCCGACATGCCGCGGGTAAAGACGGAGCCTTCGCTCAAGGACATGCATACCGGCATGGAGCCGGCCGGAAACGAAGTCGGATCTGGCTCCGACAACGAGGGCAGTGCTTCCACATTCCGTTTTTCCTCACCGCGTTCCGGTGCGGCCCGCGCTCTCGATATGAGCACGGTGCAGCGTGATGGCCGGGTCGAATTCGAAACCCGGGAGAGCGGCGGGAAGGCCGCCGATACCATAACGGTTCTCGATTCACGGCGGTTCATCGGCCTCGCGCCGTCGTCCAACGCCTCGGCTTTGACCGGCCTTATCGCCAATGATCCCGAGTGGGTCAGCGCCATGCAGCCCGGTTCGGCGCTTTCCAATGCCGCTGCCCAGAGCAGCACAGGCAAGGTCGTGCATACGCTGAAGCTGCACATGACGCCGATCGAGCTGGGATCGGTGACGATGTCGCTGCGTCTTGCCGGTGACGAGCTCGCCGTTCACATGACGGTGGAGAGCGTCGCGGCCTATAAAAAGCTCCAGGAAGACAGCAAGAGCATCCTTGATGGCCTGAAAGCGCAGGGTCTGACGGTCGATAACATCACCATCAGCATCGCTTCTTCGGACAAGAGTGACCAAACGGGCACACAAGGCAACAATCAGCAAAATCAGCAGGCGCAGCAGCAGGGCCAGCAGGCGGCTGCAGGACGCAACCGTGACGAGTCCGGCGCACGGGATGGCCGGCAAGGCAATGGTGATAATTTGGGGGTGCATAATGAAGGCATGGATGGCGCTCTCGGCTCTGGCCGTTCTTCTGCTGACAATGGCGTCTACCTCTGA
- a CDS encoding response regulator transcription factor, with translation MIVVVDERELVKDGYTSLFGREGIPSTGFDPAEFGEWVSTAAESDLAAVEAFLIGQGDRSYSLPKAIRDRTTAPVIAVSDQPSLESTLALFDSGVDDVVRKPVHPREILARAAAIRRRLQVISNFTDAGPIRVFSDGRDPEVGGEVFPLPRRERRILEYLIANRGRRVSKAQIFNAIYGIFDDDVEENVVESHISKLRKKLRKKLGYDPVDSKRFLGYSIDWQ, from the coding sequence ATGATCGTAGTGGTTGATGAGCGCGAGCTCGTTAAAGACGGCTATACATCTCTATTTGGGCGTGAGGGCATCCCCTCGACCGGTTTCGATCCGGCCGAATTCGGGGAATGGGTCTCGACGGCGGCGGAAAGCGATCTGGCGGCCGTGGAGGCCTTCCTGATCGGCCAGGGCGACCGGAGCTATTCCTTGCCGAAGGCGATCCGGGATCGCACGACGGCGCCGGTGATCGCGGTCAGCGACCAGCCCTCGCTGGAATCGACGCTGGCGCTGTTCGATAGCGGCGTCGACGATGTCGTGCGCAAGCCGGTTCACCCCCGTGAAATCCTTGCACGTGCGGCGGCGATCCGTCGCCGGCTGCAGGTCATCTCGAACTTCACCGATGCCGGACCTATCCGGGTTTTCTCCGATGGCCGTGATCCGGAAGTCGGTGGTGAAGTATTTCCCCTGCCGCGCCGCGAGCGCCGCATCCTCGAATATTTGATCGCCAATCGCGGACGCCGCGTTTCCAAGGCGCAGATTTTCAATGCCATCTACGGCATCTTCGATGATGACGTCGAAGAGAATGTCGTTGAAAGCCATATCAGCAAATTGCGCAAGAAGCTGCGCAAGAAGCTCGGCTACGATCCGGTCGATTCCAAGCGGTTCCTCGGCTACAGCATTGATTGGCAATGA
- a CDS encoding flagellar hook protein FlgE has protein sequence MSIFGTMRTGVSGMNAQANKLGTVGDNIANASTTGYKRASTSFSSLVLPSSSGSYASGGVQSNVRYSISEQGNLSYTTSSTDLAIQGNGFFVVQDGAGTPYLTRAGSFVKNAEGYLENAAGFQLMGYPYGSNPPAAVVNGFTGLEAINVNNFGLTASPSTQGSFPANLNREDTAVAAASLPSTNSATATFGNKTSLTAFDSGGAKVLYDFYYTKTGDNTWEVAVYRQDQSTNGGFPYTATPASNLVQESVTLTFDPATNKLTTTSDNSITINDQVSGVAQAINIDLSEMTQFSTKFTPGTAVLNGNGPSQIKDVEIGKDGVVTAVYQDGGRRNIYQLALATVPSVDNLSPQNGNVYLPSNESGVVTIGFAQTGSFGYIQKGALEGSNVDIASELTDMIESQRIYTANSKVFQTGSDLMDVLINLKR, from the coding sequence ATGAGTATTTTCGGCACTATGCGAACCGGTGTGTCCGGCATGAATGCACAGGCGAACAAGCTGGGCACCGTGGGCGACAACATCGCCAACGCAAGCACCACCGGCTACAAGCGCGCATCGACGTCGTTCTCCTCGCTCGTTCTGCCCTCCTCGTCGGGCAGCTATGCCTCCGGCGGCGTGCAGTCCAACGTTCGCTACAGCATTTCGGAGCAGGGCAACCTCTCCTACACCACCTCGAGCACCGATCTTGCCATTCAGGGCAATGGCTTCTTCGTGGTTCAGGACGGTGCAGGCACACCTTACCTTACGCGCGCTGGTTCCTTCGTGAAGAATGCCGAAGGCTACCTCGAAAACGCAGCGGGCTTCCAGCTGATGGGTTACCCCTACGGCTCCAACCCGCCGGCGGCTGTCGTCAATGGCTTTACGGGTCTCGAGGCCATCAACGTCAACAATTTCGGCCTGACCGCATCGCCCTCCACGCAGGGCAGCTTCCCGGCCAACCTCAATCGTGAAGATACGGCTGTCGCGGCGGCATCGCTTCCAAGCACCAACTCCGCAACTGCGACGTTCGGTAACAAGACGTCGTTAACGGCATTCGATAGCGGTGGCGCTAAGGTACTCTACGATTTCTACTATACCAAGACTGGCGACAATACTTGGGAAGTGGCGGTTTATCGTCAGGATCAGTCGACGAATGGCGGTTTTCCGTATACGGCTACGCCGGCATCGAACCTCGTTCAGGAAAGTGTCACGTTGACGTTCGATCCTGCGACCAACAAGCTCACCACCACGTCGGATAATTCGATTACGATCAATGATCAGGTCAGCGGCGTGGCGCAGGCGATCAACATCGACCTTTCGGAGATGACGCAGTTCTCGACCAAGTTCACACCCGGCACCGCGGTTCTGAACGGCAACGGTCCGAGCCAGATCAAGGATGTCGAGATCGGCAAGGACGGCGTGGTGACGGCGGTTTATCAGGATGGCGGCCGCCGTAATATCTACCAGCTGGCGCTGGCAACCGTGCCGAGCGTCGACAACCTCAGCCCGCAGAACGGCAACGTTTATCTGCCGAGCAACGAGTCGGGTGTCGTCACCATCGGTTTCGCGCAGACGGGCAGCTTCGGCTACATCCAGAAGGGCGCGCTGGAAGGTTCGAACGTCGATATCGCCAGCGAACTCACCGACATGATTGAATCCCAGCGTATCTATACCGCGAATTCGAAGGTCTTCCAGACTGGATCGGATTTGATGGATGTCCTGATCAATCTGAAGAGATAG
- a CDS encoding flagellin has product MTSIMTNAAAMAALQTLRMIDKSLETTQARVSSGYRVETAADNAAYWSISTTMRSDNTALSAVQDALGLGAAKVDTAFEAIESAIETVESLKAKLVAAYGVGSNRSKIQEEIKQLQDQLKSISESASFSGENWLQAKIGDGKTPAAEEPTIKKIVASFTRTAAGAVGVTTVDYSLDSSTVLFDLSGGKFGILDTEARFLRKNETIVTMRTTDTPALPAVPTVTDKDYVVTTLKDSEVAALSGFTVKATGIYTNAANTEGYLKISDDVWVKLTSTDPADAAAPTTDSTTPVVTTTSPNTNWYYDVSSAIDPDDRKLGISVSTLDINKLTDLAQKMGTMTGEQYTEADVLDAMMSFVDGQLEAMTSAASSLGSLQSRIDMQENFVSSLMDVIDKGIGRLVDADMNEESTRLKALQTQQQLGIQSLSIANANAENILQLFK; this is encoded by the coding sequence ATGACCAGCATTATGACCAATGCGGCGGCAATGGCCGCGCTGCAGACCTTGCGCATGATCGACAAGAGCCTTGAGACGACGCAGGCGCGTGTCTCCTCCGGCTACCGTGTCGAGACGGCAGCGGACAACGCGGCTTATTGGTCCATCTCCACGACCATGCGCTCCGACAATACGGCGCTTTCGGCCGTGCAGGATGCCCTGGGCCTTGGCGCCGCCAAGGTCGACACGGCTTTCGAAGCCATCGAAAGCGCTATTGAGACCGTCGAGTCCCTGAAGGCGAAGCTGGTTGCCGCCTATGGTGTGGGAAGCAACCGGTCGAAGATCCAGGAAGAAATCAAGCAGCTTCAGGATCAGCTGAAAAGCATTTCCGAATCGGCATCCTTCTCCGGTGAAAACTGGCTTCAGGCAAAAATCGGCGATGGCAAGACGCCGGCCGCCGAAGAGCCGACCATCAAGAAGATCGTTGCATCGTTTACCCGTACCGCCGCTGGCGCGGTGGGTGTGACGACGGTCGACTATTCGCTCGATTCGAGCACGGTTCTGTTCGATCTGAGCGGCGGCAAGTTCGGTATTCTCGATACCGAGGCCCGCTTCCTTCGCAAGAACGAAACGATCGTGACGATGCGCACGACGGATACGCCCGCGTTGCCTGCCGTCCCCACCGTTACCGACAAGGATTATGTGGTCACGACGCTGAAGGACAGCGAAGTGGCGGCATTGAGCGGGTTTACCGTCAAGGCAACCGGCATCTACACCAATGCTGCCAATACGGAAGGCTATTTGAAGATCAGCGATGATGTCTGGGTAAAGCTTACCTCCACCGATCCGGCAGATGCCGCGGCCCCGACCACGGACAGCACCACACCCGTCGTAACGACGACGTCGCCGAACACAAACTGGTACTACGACGTCTCCTCGGCAATCGACCCTGACGACCGCAAGCTTGGAATCTCCGTGTCGACGCTCGACATCAACAAGCTCACCGATCTCGCCCAGAAAATGGGAACGATGACGGGAGAGCAATATACCGAAGCCGATGTGCTGGACGCGATGATGTCCTTCGTCGATGGACAGCTTGAAGCGATGACCAGCGCGGCTTCCAGTCTGGGTTCGCTGCAGAGCCGTATCGACATGCAGGAAAACTTCGTATCGAGCCTGATGGACGTGATCGACAAGGGTATCGGCCGTCTGGTCGATGCGGATATGAACGAGGAATCGACCAGGCTGAAGGCGCTGCAGACGCAGCAGCAACTCGGCATCCAGTCGCTCTCCATCGCCAACGCCAATGCGGAAAATATCCTCCAGCTCTTCAAGTAA
- a CDS encoding MotB family protein, whose protein sequence is MSEGENHHHGKNEIIIVKRHKGGHDGAHGGAWKIAYADFMTAMMAFFLVMWLVNAANEETKASVASYFNPIKLSDEKPSSKGLEKPVDKEEGVQKKDQSNIKAEKVTQGSAAATGEDLTSQTGEQSNFSEADFFENPYSVLAEIAQQVGQQANVSAKGEGGAADSGPATGASGGEAYRDPFDPDFWTQQVKITRADQQQEPVEPQQAAESKQEDAAENAQAIALKSSETPVDKAEDGKSMEVAAVVPQQRPDASEQAALAQPKPDAQRQASDLQQKASDADREKADTLREEIEKQISGIAGRLAEGLVVTPAEGGLLLTISDQTETPMFNIGSAVPRREMVLAMEKIGKLLQERGGSVVIRGHTDGRQFKGEANDNWRLSMDRAHSAYYMLVRGGLSEERVKQVSGFADRRLQVPADPMADANRRIEILLEADRG, encoded by the coding sequence ATGAGTGAAGGCGAAAATCACCACCACGGCAAAAACGAGATCATCATCGTCAAACGCCACAAGGGCGGGCACGATGGCGCCCATGGCGGCGCATGGAAAATCGCCTATGCCGACTTCATGACGGCCATGATGGCGTTCTTCCTCGTCATGTGGCTGGTCAATGCCGCCAACGAGGAGACCAAGGCCTCGGTCGCCAGCTATTTTAATCCGATAAAACTGTCCGATGAGAAACCCTCGTCCAAGGGCTTGGAAAAGCCGGTGGACAAGGAAGAGGGCGTCCAGAAAAAGGACCAGTCCAATATCAAGGCGGAAAAGGTGACCCAGGGTTCGGCCGCGGCGACGGGTGAGGACCTGACCTCCCAGACCGGTGAACAGTCGAACTTCTCCGAGGCGGACTTTTTCGAAAATCCCTATTCCGTGCTGGCGGAGATCGCCCAGCAAGTCGGGCAGCAGGCCAATGTCAGCGCCAAGGGTGAAGGCGGCGCTGCCGATTCCGGTCCGGCGACGGGCGCAAGCGGCGGTGAGGCCTATCGCGACCCCTTTGACCCCGATTTCTGGACCCAGCAGGTGAAGATCACCCGCGCCGACCAGCAGCAGGAGCCGGTCGAACCGCAGCAGGCGGCTGAGAGCAAGCAAGAGGATGCGGCCGAAAACGCGCAGGCGATTGCGCTCAAGTCGTCCGAGACACCGGTCGACAAGGCGGAAGACGGCAAGTCGATGGAAGTCGCCGCCGTGGTGCCGCAGCAACGTCCAGATGCCTCCGAACAGGCGGCACTTGCCCAGCCGAAGCCGGATGCGCAGCGGCAGGCGAGCGATTTACAGCAAAAGGCCAGCGACGCCGATCGGGAAAAGGCCGACACGCTGCGCGAAGAGATCGAGAAGCAGATATCCGGCATTGCCGGCAGGCTCGCTGAAGGTCTGGTGGTGACACCGGCCGAAGGCGGATTGCTGCTGACCATTTCCGACCAGACGGAAACGCCGATGTTCAACATCGGATCGGCCGTGCCCCGGCGCGAAATGGTTCTGGCCATGGAAAAGATCGGGAAACTGCTTCAGGAGCGGGGCGGCAGCGTGGTGATCCGCGGTCACACCGACGGACGGCAGTTCAAGGGCGAAGCCAATGACAACTGGCGGCTCTCCATGGATCGTGCCCACAGCGCCTATTACATGCTGGTGCGCGGCGGCCTGTCGGAAGAGCGGGTGAAGCAGGTTTCGGGCTTTGCGGACCGCAGATTGCAGGTGCCGGCAGACCCGATGGCGGATGCCAACCGCCGCATCGAAATCCTGCTTGAGGCCGATCGGGGGTGA
- a CDS encoding lytic transglycosylase domain-containing protein: MALSALAVLLLTMASTSENASASATSGACEREIQSAARKYGVPEGILYSVGLTETGRKGKLDPNAMNIEGKPVFASSTEEALSTFEAAKRNGAKLIDLGCMQINHYFHGENFASTREMFDPRRNVEYAAMFLRNLHNRHETWTMAVARYHAGPNNDPAQKKYVCRVIANLVATGYGKWTANAKNFCDG, translated from the coding sequence ATGGCGCTCTCGGCTCTGGCCGTTCTTCTGCTGACAATGGCGTCTACCTCTGAAAACGCCTCGGCTTCCGCAACATCAGGTGCCTGTGAAAGGGAAATTCAGTCCGCCGCGCGCAAATATGGCGTGCCGGAGGGAATTCTCTACTCCGTCGGCCTGACCGAGACGGGCCGCAAGGGCAAGCTGGACCCCAATGCCATGAATATCGAGGGAAAACCGGTATTTGCCTCGTCCACGGAGGAGGCATTGTCCACTTTCGAGGCGGCGAAGCGCAATGGCGCCAAGCTGATCGATCTCGGCTGCATGCAGATAAACCACTATTTTCATGGCGAAAACTTCGCATCGACGCGTGAGATGTTCGATCCGCGCCGCAATGTCGAATATGCTGCCATGTTCCTGCGCAATCTTCACAACAGGCATGAAACCTGGACCATGGCGGTCGCGCGTTATCATGCCGGTCCCAACAATGACCCGGCGCAGAAGAAATATGTCTGCCGGGTAATCGCCAATCTGGTGGCGACGGGCTACGGAAAATGGACCGCCAACGCGAAAAACTTCTGCGACGGATAA
- the flgK gene encoding flagellar hook-associated protein FlgK, with protein MSLTSAMNTAQSIFNNTGKQTDVTAKNIANVGNANYVKRTAILGTTMAGATIVTNGRAQNESLLRQTISSASLATGQNTVLTGLEEVRSIFGSNNYESAPSTYMEELLKSLSSYAAKPSNAALAATAVTSASDVASSLNKASAELQAMRLRADKEMSLQVDKLNGLLAKFEEANNEVKAQTAIGGDPSDALDQRETLLKDISSIIGINVVNRPNNDVALYTTEGATLFEIVPRKVTFKAQPGYDATTTGNAIYVDGVALKAGSGSNTTAEGSLQGLMQIRDDLAPTMQSQLDEIARGLISMFAEKPITQPAPPATPLTAKPGLFTWSTATSTSEIPPDGVIVPGLAASITVNSALIISQGGNPELLRDGGINGTAYVVNTTATGGTGFSALIDSYVTAFDAPMNFAASTRIDTNTSILKYGTNSMGWLEQERSGATSANEAKSALYERSATSYSNNTAVSLDEELSLLMDIEQSYKAATKLVTTVDEMLKSLMDMVR; from the coding sequence ATGTCGCTCACGTCAGCAATGAATACTGCGCAGTCGATTTTCAATAATACAGGTAAGCAGACGGACGTTACCGCCAAGAATATTGCCAATGTCGGCAATGCGAATTACGTCAAGCGAACCGCCATTCTCGGCACGACCATGGCCGGTGCGACTATCGTCACCAATGGCCGTGCCCAGAATGAGAGTCTTCTCAGGCAGACGATCTCCAGCGCCTCGCTGGCCACCGGTCAGAATACCGTTCTGACCGGTCTGGAGGAGGTGAGGAGCATTTTCGGCAGCAACAATTACGAAAGCGCGCCGTCCACCTACATGGAGGAACTGCTGAAGAGCCTTAGCAGCTACGCTGCCAAGCCGAGCAATGCCGCTCTGGCGGCGACTGCTGTGACCTCCGCTTCGGATGTCGCCAGTTCGCTGAACAAGGCATCGGCCGAATTGCAGGCCATGCGCCTGCGCGCCGACAAGGAAATGTCCCTTCAGGTCGACAAGCTGAACGGCCTGCTTGCGAAATTCGAGGAAGCCAACAACGAGGTCAAGGCACAGACGGCGATCGGTGGTGATCCGAGCGACGCCCTTGATCAGCGCGAAACCTTGCTGAAGGACATTTCGTCCATCATCGGCATCAATGTCGTCAATCGTCCAAACAACGATGTGGCGCTTTATACGACGGAAGGCGCGACCCTGTTCGAGATCGTGCCGCGCAAGGTGACCTTCAAGGCGCAGCCGGGCTACGACGCCACGACCACGGGCAATGCGATCTATGTCGATGGTGTGGCACTGAAGGCGGGTAGCGGCAGCAACACGACGGCGGAAGGATCGCTGCAGGGTCTGATGCAGATCCGCGACGACCTCGCGCCGACCATGCAGAGCCAGCTCGACGAAATCGCCCGTGGCCTGATCTCCATGTTTGCGGAAAAGCCGATTACCCAGCCGGCGCCGCCCGCGACCCCTTTGACGGCCAAACCCGGCCTGTTCACCTGGTCGACGGCCACCTCGACAAGCGAGATTCCTCCGGATGGCGTGATCGTTCCCGGTCTTGCTGCGAGCATTACCGTCAACTCCGCGTTAATTATTTCGCAAGGTGGAAACCCGGAATTGTTGCGCGACGGCGGCATCAACGGTACCGCTTATGTCGTCAATACCACGGCTACGGGTGGAACCGGGTTTTCCGCTCTGATCGACAGCTATGTGACCGCATTCGACGCGCCCATGAATTTTGCCGCGTCGACACGTATCGATACGAATACCAGCATCCTGAAATACGGCACCAACTCGATGGGTTGGCTCGAACAGGAACGATCCGGTGCGACTTCGGCGAACGAAGCGAAAAGCGCGCTCTATGAGCGCTCCGCCACCTCCTATTCGAACAACACGGCGGTTAGCCTGGATGAGGAGCTTTCGCTGCTCATGGACATCGAGCAGTCCTATAAGGCAGCCACGAAGCTGGTGACCACCGTCGATGAAATGCTCAAGTCCTTGATGGACATGGTGAGGTAA